A window of the Phycicoccus sp. M110.8 genome harbors these coding sequences:
- a CDS encoding ribonucleotide-diphosphate reductase subunit beta yields the protein MTVDQTTTTTASDHTSTRMLLDPGMNLTLRPMRYPHFYERYRDAIKNTWTVEEVDLHSDLKDLKRLTDAERHLVSRLVAFFATGDTIVANNLVLNLYQHVNSPEGRLYLSRQLFEEAVHVQFYLTLLDTYVPDERERAEAFAAVDTIPSIKHKADFCFRWIDSVFELDRLETREHRKAFLLNLICFAACIEGLFFYGAFAYVYFLRSRGLLNGLASGTNWVFRDESMHMAFAFDVVETVRAEEPDLFDDEMAAQVRAMLREAVDAEAQFAEDLLGGGVAGLSTTDMRTYLESVADRRLAQLGLEPEYGARNPLAFMELQDVQELSNFFERRVSAYQVGVTGQVGFDDDF from the coding sequence GTGACCGTCGACCAGACCACCACCACCACCGCCAGTGACCACACGAGCACCCGGATGCTGCTCGACCCGGGCATGAACCTCACCCTGCGGCCGATGCGGTACCCGCACTTCTACGAGCGGTACCGCGACGCCATCAAGAACACGTGGACGGTCGAGGAGGTCGACCTGCACTCCGACCTCAAGGACCTGAAACGGCTCACCGACGCCGAGCGCCACCTGGTCTCCCGCCTCGTCGCCTTCTTCGCGACCGGCGACACCATCGTGGCCAACAACCTCGTGCTCAACCTCTACCAGCACGTCAACTCCCCCGAAGGCCGGCTGTACCTGAGCCGGCAGCTGTTCGAGGAGGCGGTGCACGTGCAGTTCTACCTGACGCTGCTCGACACCTACGTGCCCGACGAGAGGGAGCGGGCGGAGGCGTTCGCGGCGGTCGACACCATCCCCTCGATCAAGCACAAGGCCGACTTCTGCTTCCGCTGGATCGACTCGGTGTTCGAGCTCGACCGGCTCGAGACGCGCGAGCACCGCAAGGCGTTCCTGCTCAACCTGATCTGCTTCGCCGCCTGCATCGAGGGCCTGTTCTTCTACGGCGCGTTCGCGTACGTGTACTTCCTGCGCTCGCGCGGGCTGCTCAACGGCCTGGCGTCGGGCACCAACTGGGTGTTCCGGGACGAGTCGATGCACATGGCGTTCGCGTTCGACGTGGTCGAGACGGTGCGCGCCGAGGAGCCGGACCTGTTCGACGACGAGATGGCGGCGCAGGTGCGGGCCATGCTGCGCGAGGCCGTCGACGCCGAGGCGCAGTTCGCCGAGGACCTCCTCGGTGGCGGGGTCGCCGGGCTCTCCACGACGGACATGCGCACCTACCTGGAGTCGGTCGCCGACCGGCGCCTGGCGCAGCTCGGTCTCGAGCCGGAGTACGGGGCGAGGAACCCGCTGGCGTTCATGGAGCTGCAGGACGTGCAGGAGCTGTCGAACTTCTTCGAGCGCAGGGTCTCGGCCTACCAGGTGGGCGTGACCGGCCAGGTCGGCTTCGACGACGACTTCTGA